The Candidatus Stygibacter australis nucleotide sequence TGAATTTAGTGAGTTCCCTGTCTTTGAGCAATTCCAGTTGTTTTCCATCAAGAAAGAGCTGGCCTTTGGTAGATTTATCCAGGCAGCCGATCAGGTTAAGGAGGGTGGTTTTACCAGCCCCGGAATGCCCCATCAGGGCAGTGAAATCACCTTCCTGAAGGCTGAAATCCAGACCCTTGAGGGCATGAACATCCTCTGCCGGGGTCTTATAGATCTTCTCCAGACTCTTTGCTTCTACTATGGGCTGCATATTATTCTCCACTTCTGATAGCTTCGATAGGTTTCATCAGTGCTGCTCTGAGGGCAGGATATATGCCGGAGAATAAACCTAGGGCAATAGCACCCAGCAGAGAGAAGATTATCAATTTGGGAGAAATAAAGATAAGGTCACCTTCAGGAGCAAAGGGGAGGAATTTTTTTACAAAGAACTCTACTCCGCTGCCCCCCGCTAAGGCGAATACGCTTCCCAGTATACCGCCCATGGTGCAGATAATGATAGTTTCATACCATATAAGCTGGAATATCTGCTTATTTCCGGCACCAATAGCCTTCATGACTCCGATCTCCTGAGTTCTTTCAAACACGCTCATAAGAATGGTGTTTATCACGCCGACGATAGCTACGAAAATAGCAATGATGGCAACTGAAGTTATCAGGATCTGAGCAGAAGAGATAAGATTGAGGATAGTACCTTTCACCTGGGCAAGGCTAATCACCTGAATGCTGCCTTCATCATAGAGGTCTTCTTCAAAGGCACTCAGTTGAGAAAGGTCTTTGAGCTTGATGCCGATTCCGGTGAGTTGATCTGGCAGATTGAATATCTTCTGGGCAGTTTTGAGAGGCAGGAATATTACTCCGTCATCCTGGGTACCTGATCTTTCAAAGATACCCTTAACGGTGAGTATTTCCCTGGTGTCCGGGATAAATATCTTATCTCCCACACCGCGCTGTTCCAGTTCAGCAGCTTCATAACCAATTATCACTTCCAGAGCTTCGGGAGAGGAGAACCAGGAGCCTTCCTTGAATTTTGCCCAGGGCTTGAGCTCTGTGTAGGAAGCTTCTATTCCCATATACATGGCAAACCCGCCACCTTCTATGCTTTTCACTGTGGCAAGCTGGGGAGTTATCTTATCTATTCGCTCATCGGTGACAATTCTGTCATAGACGTCTGCATCCATATAACGCAGTCCGCCACCACCTTTGAGCATGAGAGTGGCTGCTTCATAGGGACAGCCTTTGGCAGTTACCAGCACCTGATAACCCATCTTATCAACGTCATTATTAAGCGCTCTGCGGTAGCCGGCATTAAAGCCCAGCAGGCTTACCAGGACAGCAACAGCCATGGCAACTCCACCGATAGTGAGCAGGGAGCGTATCTTCTTTCGGGCAATATTCTTATAAGCTATGATCAGGAGTCTCATTTGATTTCCACTCCTTTTGCCACGAATACGGAATTTTCTTTTACTTTAATGTAGGAACCTTCCACAACGGCTTTTTTCCCGGTACTCTGGGGAATGGCAATCCCTGAAGGAGCCAGATCCACATATATCTCACCGGAATTATCCTCGAGATAAAACCAGCATCCAGTAGGGCAAACTGCTCCAATCTTACCTTCCAGACGGAGGGTGTCAGTACTATCTTTTAGATTAAGAGCCTGGTTGATCTGAGTTACATTAGCTTCTTTTATTTCAATGCCATAAGTCTGCTTACTGCAAGCAGTAAGCAGCAAAAGGGCTATGAGCATAATCAGTGGTAATCTATTCATTATTTTCCTCCTGTGGGATTATAAAATATTCATCATGCATCCGGTTAAGGAAGAAGAAGTCCAGCTGGATCAGGTTCTTTTTGATGCCGTGCATTGTATTGATAAAATCCTCGTTGCTTTGCGAGGACGGGTCAGTTATTTTTGCCAGAGCTGAGGTATTATCACCCTGGGCGTATTGATAGAAGTCCTTAAGCGAAAGATCGATGAATTGGGAAGTGAACTCGGGGGACTTAAAGAGCTTTGCTTCCGGAGAGGACATCTTTTGGTAATAGAAATCCTGGATAATACCTTGAGGGTCAGTAGCCAGAATAAGCTGCATTCCGCCAAACATCCCTCTTTGATTAAGACCATGGATCCTGCCAATTATCTGGTCGCCTTTGAGCACCGTGTAATAGGAATATTCCACGCTGGTCTTTTCATATTTATCATCAAAAGCATCTCCCAG carries:
- a CDS encoding ABC transporter permease, with the protein product MRLLIIAYKNIARKKIRSLLTIGGVAMAVAVLVSLLGFNAGYRRALNNDVDKMGYQVLVTAKGCPYEAATLMLKGGGGLRYMDADVYDRIVTDERIDKITPQLATVKSIEGGGFAMYMGIEASYTELKPWAKFKEGSWFSSPEALEVIIGYEAAELEQRGVGDKIFIPDTREILTVKGIFERSGTQDDGVIFLPLKTAQKIFNLPDQLTGIGIKLKDLSQLSAFEEDLYDEGSIQVISLAQVKGTILNLISSAQILITSVAIIAIFVAIVGVINTILMSVFERTQEIGVMKAIGAGNKQIFQLIWYETIIICTMGGILGSVFALAGGSGVEFFVKKFLPFAPEGDLIFISPKLIIFSLLGAIALGLFSGIYPALRAALMKPIEAIRSGE
- a CDS encoding ATP-binding cassette domain-containing protein — its product is MQPIVEAKSLEKIYKTPAEDVHALKGLDFSLQEGDFTALMGHSGAGKTTLLNLIGCLDKSTKGQLFLDGKQLELLKDRELTKF